In Plasmodium gaboni strain SY75 chromosome 7, whole genome shotgun sequence, the following are encoded in one genomic region:
- a CDS encoding hypothetical protein (conserved Plasmodium protein, unknown function) has protein sequence MFILKRAFSRFINHNTSRKSVRKNLHKNVAQYKYNSANNNVMDQNDNNRISRPQRAGGLLNTFYESFIYGCGFFLSNRLLDQIFGPRTYDTYINNHEDHFNNEPTNNYSNDNMNTYSNEHFANNDPTIDDNDFQQDIGLDDDTFDF, from the coding sequence atgttcaTTTTGAAAAGGGCCTTTTCCAGATTTATTAACCACAATACATCAAGAAAGAGTGTAAGGAAAaatttacataaaaatgtagcacaatataaatataattcagcaaataataatgtcatggatcaaaatgataataacaGAATAAGTAGACCACAAAGAGCAGGAGGTTTGCTTAATACATTTTATGAAAGTTTTATATATGGTTGTGGGTTCTTTTTAAGTAATAGATTACTAGATCAAATATTTGGTCCACGTACTTATGATACctatataaataatcatgaagatcattttaataatgaacccacaaataattattccaatgataatatgaataCATATTCAAATGAACACTTTGCAAATAATGACCCAACTATTGATGATAATGATTTTCAACAAGATATTGGCCTGGATGATGACACATTTGAtttttaa